In one Myxococcus xanthus genomic region, the following are encoded:
- a CDS encoding ABC transporter permease → MDSLLQDLRYAIRTLTRTPGFTLAAGLTLALVIGANAVLFSAIHAMLLRPLPFPLPESLVRIWCVQESVSHASVAAPELLGWREHSKGFSQLAGFGRTSLNRTGTDEPERVRAARITPNFFSVLGVQPAQGRDLREEDAPPGGDTSVVLVSHGYWQRALGGVPDVVGQTLVLNGRSHAVVGVLPEDFSFPEFAEDTDVWVPEWQDPQRHGNHYQSVLGRLAPGVSLEAARADLERAAQGIGHPEPGQKRHTVRVTGWQDHLTTNTRDVLWMLWVAVGFVLLIACANVANLMLVRTLSRQRDGAIRAALGASQGRRLQQSLVESVLLSLFGGVLGLLLMLWGMELVRTLLPASMLRVAPLELNGTVLGFSVLLSVGTGLLFGLAPAMHASGMNVLPLLRQSGSAVGARSGHPLRSALVMVQLALALVLMVGTGLIVRSLQNIQAVDPGFDAEGVVGAQLTLAPDAYQEDARKRAFFEGVAERLMARPGMEAVGFVNDAPLGGSSSNGDFILEGMSASPGDRHITAYRVASPGYFSALRIGVRQGRDFGPEDTEKSAPVIIVNEAFVQRYLGGGDALGRRVRLTWNDLQPFREIIGVVEDVRHESLTQPATPESYLPYAQFPLRAMTMLVRTQGPPASALAALREEVKAVDAQQPVYDLLPFTDRVEKLLLRPRATTRLLAAFAGLAVILAGVGVYGVLAYSVGQRTRELGIRMALGAHPLQVLRLVLSQGLWLTALGVGVGLIAAYGATRFMAATLYGVEPFAPDIFLGVAVALAALSLLACLVPALRASRVSPSESLRAD, encoded by the coding sequence ATGGATTCGCTCCTCCAGGACCTCCGCTACGCGATACGCACGCTGACACGAACCCCCGGCTTCACGCTGGCCGCGGGCCTCACGCTGGCGCTCGTCATTGGGGCGAACGCCGTCCTGTTCAGCGCCATCCACGCGATGCTGCTGCGGCCCCTGCCCTTTCCCCTCCCCGAATCCCTGGTCCGTATCTGGTGCGTGCAGGAGTCGGTGAGCCACGCCTCGGTGGCGGCACCGGAGTTGCTCGGCTGGCGGGAGCATTCGAAGGGCTTCAGCCAGCTCGCGGGCTTCGGACGCACCAGCCTCAACCGGACGGGAACGGACGAGCCCGAGCGGGTGCGGGCGGCGCGCATCACCCCCAACTTCTTCTCCGTGTTGGGGGTGCAACCCGCGCAGGGGCGCGACCTGCGTGAAGAGGACGCGCCGCCCGGGGGTGACACCTCCGTGGTGTTGGTGAGCCATGGCTACTGGCAGCGGGCGCTCGGCGGCGTCCCGGACGTGGTGGGCCAGACGCTGGTGCTCAACGGCCGGAGCCACGCGGTGGTGGGCGTGCTGCCGGAGGACTTCTCGTTCCCCGAGTTCGCCGAGGACACGGATGTGTGGGTCCCCGAGTGGCAGGACCCACAGCGGCATGGCAACCACTACCAGTCGGTGCTGGGACGGTTGGCACCGGGCGTCTCACTGGAGGCGGCCCGAGCGGACCTGGAGCGCGCGGCGCAGGGCATTGGCCACCCCGAGCCAGGGCAGAAGCGCCACACCGTGCGGGTGACGGGCTGGCAGGACCACCTCACGACGAACACGCGAGATGTGCTGTGGATGCTGTGGGTGGCGGTGGGCTTCGTGCTGCTCATCGCGTGCGCCAACGTGGCCAACCTCATGCTGGTGCGCACGTTGTCCCGGCAGCGGGATGGCGCCATCCGGGCGGCGCTGGGCGCCAGCCAGGGACGGCGGCTCCAGCAGTCCCTGGTGGAGAGCGTGCTGCTGTCCCTCTTCGGCGGCGTGCTGGGGCTCTTGCTGATGCTGTGGGGCATGGAACTGGTGCGCACCCTGCTGCCCGCCAGCATGCTGCGCGTGGCGCCGCTGGAGCTCAACGGCACCGTCCTGGGCTTCAGCGTGCTGCTGTCGGTGGGCACCGGCCTGCTCTTCGGCCTGGCGCCCGCGATGCATGCGTCGGGGATGAACGTGCTGCCCCTGCTGCGGCAATCCGGCAGCGCCGTGGGCGCGCGCTCCGGGCATCCGCTGCGCAGCGCGCTCGTCATGGTGCAGCTCGCGCTCGCGCTGGTGCTGATGGTGGGCACGGGCCTCATCGTGCGCTCGCTGCAGAACATCCAGGCGGTGGACCCGGGTTTCGACGCGGAGGGGGTCGTCGGCGCGCAATTGACGCTCGCCCCCGACGCGTACCAGGAGGACGCGCGCAAGCGGGCCTTCTTCGAAGGCGTCGCGGAGCGGCTGATGGCGCGGCCCGGCATGGAAGCGGTGGGCTTCGTCAACGATGCCCCGCTGGGAGGCTCGAGCTCGAATGGTGACTTCATCCTGGAAGGGATGTCGGCCTCGCCCGGTGACCGCCACATCACGGCCTACCGGGTGGCCTCGCCCGGCTACTTCTCCGCGTTGCGCATTGGCGTGCGGCAGGGCCGCGACTTCGGGCCCGAGGACACGGAGAAGAGCGCCCCCGTCATCATCGTCAACGAGGCCTTCGTCCAGAGGTACCTCGGTGGCGGGGATGCCCTGGGCCGGCGGGTGCGGCTGACCTGGAATGACCTGCAGCCGTTCCGGGAAATCATCGGCGTGGTGGAGGACGTCCGTCACGAGTCGCTCACCCAGCCCGCCACGCCCGAAAGCTATCTGCCCTATGCGCAGTTTCCCCTGCGAGCCATGACGATGCTGGTGCGCACCCAGGGGCCGCCCGCCTCGGCGCTGGCCGCGCTGCGCGAAGAGGTGAAGGCGGTGGACGCCCAGCAGCCCGTCTACGACTTGCTGCCCTTCACGGACCGGGTGGAGAAGCTCCTGCTGCGGCCCAGGGCCACGACGCGGCTGCTGGCGGCCTTCGCCGGGCTCGCCGTCATCCTGGCCGGCGTCGGTGTCTATGGCGTGCTGGCGTATTCGGTGGGCCAGCGGACGCGAGAGCTAGGCATCCGGATGGCGCTGGGGGCCCATCCCCTCCAGGTGCTGCGGCTGGTGCTGAGCCAGGGGCTGTGGTTGACGGCCCTGGGCGTGGGCGTGGGGCTCATCGCCGCGTATGGCGCCACCCGGTTCATGGCGGCGACGCTCTATGGCGTGGAGCCCTTCGCCCCGGACATCTTCCTGGGCGTGGCCGTGGCGCTGGCGGCCCTCTCCCTGCTGGCGTGCCTGGTGCCCGCGCTTCGCGCCAGCCGCGTCTCCCCGTCGGAGTCCCTGCGCGCGGACTAG
- a CDS encoding pyridoxal-phosphate dependent enzyme, translating into MRVVFPLSRPWPGGPVVLWGGALPAGSLKYLTFSHHLQSAPAETKGLVELSGASSALALDALGRERGLPVVALTDTMGTAYLRANGFGGEVRTVHGFTQAWELALDYERQGWFWPRQLANGALVESVESWTTRLLDIVQDVYPAVRSVVCGFGTGATVAGLYRPFSAAGYEVVGLQPASGRTMPGWRRWAEQSLGSKDLFYPYREDVPLETADAKAVDALAALLAWARSERRPEEVLVISHNARPPFE; encoded by the coding sequence ATGCGCGTCGTGTTTCCCTTGTCACGGCCCTGGCCGGGGGGGCCGGTGGTGCTCTGGGGTGGAGCGCTTCCGGCGGGCAGTCTGAAGTACCTGACGTTCTCCCATCACCTCCAGTCCGCGCCCGCGGAGACAAAGGGCCTGGTGGAGCTGTCCGGTGCGTCGTCGGCGCTGGCGCTGGATGCGCTGGGCCGCGAGCGCGGGCTGCCGGTGGTGGCCCTCACGGACACGATGGGCACCGCGTACCTACGCGCCAACGGCTTTGGTGGGGAGGTGCGCACCGTGCACGGCTTCACGCAGGCCTGGGAGCTGGCGCTGGACTACGAGCGCCAGGGCTGGTTCTGGCCCCGGCAGCTCGCCAACGGCGCGCTGGTGGAGAGCGTGGAGTCATGGACCACGCGGCTGCTCGACATCGTCCAGGACGTGTATCCCGCCGTGCGCAGCGTGGTGTGTGGCTTCGGCACGGGCGCCACCGTCGCGGGGCTGTACCGGCCCTTCTCCGCCGCGGGCTACGAGGTGGTGGGCTTGCAACCCGCGTCCGGCAGGACGATGCCCGGCTGGCGGCGCTGGGCGGAGCAGAGCCTGGGCTCCAAGGACCTCTTCTATCCGTACCGCGAGGATGTGCCCCTGGAGACGGCGGATGCGAAGGCGGTGGACGCGCTCGCCGCGCTGCTGGCCTGGGCGCGCTCGGAGCGGCGGCCAGAGGAGGTGCTCGTCATCTCCCACAACGCGAGGCCCCCATTCGAATGA